Proteins found in one Penaeus vannamei isolate JL-2024 chromosome 43, ASM4276789v1, whole genome shotgun sequence genomic segment:
- the Phb2 gene encoding prohibitin-2, giving the protein MGDKLNDLAGRFGKGPRGLGLGLKLLATAGAAAYGISQSMYTVEGGHRAIIFSRIGGVQPDIYTEGLHFRVPWFQYPVIYDIRARPRKISSPTGSKDLQMVNISLRVLSRPVGSAIPNIHQSLGPDFDEKVLPSICNEVLKSVVAKFNAAQLITMRQQVSLMIRRDLTQRAEDFNIILDDVSITELSFGREYTSAVEAKQVAQQEAQRASFIVERARQERQQKIVQAEGEAEAARLIGNAIGLNPGYLKLRKIKAAASIGKTISQAQNRVYLGADTLMLNLNDKDFDASANRVTKQ; this is encoded by the exons ATGGGCGACAAACTGAACGACCTCGCAGGACGCTTCGGCAAAGGACCTCGCGGCTTGGGTCTGGGTCTCAAGCTCTTGGCAACGGCAGGAGCAGCGGCTTATGGCATCTCGCAGTCGATGTACACCg TTGAGGGTGGTCACAGAGCCATCATCTTCAGCCGTATTGGAGGAGTGCAGCCAGATATTTACACTGAAGGCTTGCACTTTAGGGTTCCATGGTTCCAGTACCCTGTAATCTATGACATCAG gGCTCGTCCTAGAAAGATCAGCTCACCCACAGGTAGCAAAGACCTGCAGATGGTGAACATTTCCCTTAGGGTCTTGTCACGCCCCGTAGGTTCTGCCATCCCTAACATCCACCAGTCCTTAGGGCCGGACTTCGATGAGAAG GTCCTTCCATCTATTTGCAATGAAGTCCTCAAATCAGTTGTAGCAAAATTTAATGCTGCCCAGTTAATCACAATGAGACAGCAA GTCTCTTTGATGATCCGTCGTGACCTGACCCAGAGAGCAGAAGACTTCAACATAATCCTTGATGACGTGTCCATTACTGAGCTCAGCTTTGGCAGAGAATACACCAGTGCTGTTGAAGCCAAACAG GTGGCCCAGCAAGAGGCCCAGCGAGCCTCTTTCATTgttgagagagcgagacaggagaGGCAGCAGAAGATTGTGCAAGCTGAGGGTGAAGCCGAAGCTGCCAGATTGAT TGGTAATGCCATTGGCTTGAATCCAGGTTATCTGAAGCTCCGAAAGATCAAGGCTGCTGCTAGCATCGGCAAAACA ATTTCTCAAGCACAGAACAGAGTGTATCTTGGTGCTGACACACTAATGCTCAACTTGAATGACAAGGACTTTGACGCCAGTGCTAACCGTGTGACCAAGCAGTAA
- the Es2 gene encoding splicing factor ESS-2 homolog, whose translation MDSPDRSDTPGQKAIEVSQNNMEVFKKPIQPAPRKKKKVLDEDSYVKEVEKIIERDFFPDLENLKDRLEYLDAREQNDMVKLRELYSKYSAGKETPVLRNVEESPATFETPSESRGSATPRMASAFGEGLETPETNRKDKQSDKVSVSGKEMSLDEFLQNHTSEDNESFEQIMEKSEQRFRAKYYWMFDAEEKHNKEHLPNLALPTAEQQVQASTLAITGTSVQNDTRPKQVENWKFETFNSVMFVPDAAPLSKTRSVELAKQKKREISLSNTRFEGNPFTETLSQAAMIEASAIQASKKEGKVGVDGKELGKDTPKVNGYSFVTAPSPIPGVDASPLMTWGEVEGTPFQLDGSQTPLLKKHTPGPTYRMPKLPNRERLGLQLAEKASQKHRLKKAKAATATMTSSSTPGSRHTPQSSLQRITSMSPAAQKLLTNKLVVRQGTDKALRASYTPSPSIHRGSSTPGAITPKTDYLSSAHRTHTPKIKKIRTPSASIEDPSPGLTDNLLNLPRRAKTSPTEGSNESQEGPRKRAADFF comes from the exons ATGGATTCACCAGATCGGTCAGACACACCTGGTCAGAAGGCCATAGAAGTGTCACAAAACAATATGGAAGTCTTCAAGAAACCCATTCAGCCAGCTCctcggaagaagaaaaaagtgttaGATGAAGATAGTTATGTCAAG gaagtggagaaaataatagagagagatttTTTCCCTGATCTGGAGAATTTGAAGGATAGGTTGGAGTACTTGGATGCCAGAGAGCAAAATGACATGGTCAAGTTAAGGGAACTTTACTCCAAATACTCTGCGGGGAAGGAAACGCCTGTCCTCCGCAATGTTGAGGAGAGTCCAGCAACTTTCGAGACTCCCTCTGAGAGCCGAGGAAGTGCAACACCCCGGATGGCAAGTGCTTTTGGAGAAGGGTTGGAAACTCCAGAGACCaatagaaaagacaaacaaagtgaCAAGGTCTCTGTGAGTGGGAAAGAGATGTCGCTGGATGAATTCCTTCAAAACCACACAAGTGAAGATAACGAGAGCTTTGAGCAGATAATGGAGAAAAGCGAGCAGCGCTTCAGGGCCAAG tACTATTGGATGTTTGATgcagaagaaaaacacaacaagGAACATTTGCCAAATCTAGCTTTACCAACGGCTGAGCAGCAAGTTCAAGCCTCAACCTTGGCCATCACAGGAACCTCGGTGCAAAATGATACCCGGCCAAAGCAGGTGGAAAATTGGAAATTTGAAACATTCAACTCTGTCATGTTTGTGCCTGATG CGGCACCTTTATCAAAGACAAGATCTGTAGAACTTGCAAAACAGAAGAAGCGTGAGATAAGCCTTTCAAACACCAGGTTTGAGGGCAACCCCTTTACTGAGACCTTGAGCCAAGCAGCAATGATTGAGGCTTCAGCTATCCAAGCCAGCAAAAAGGAAGGCAAAGTAGGAGTGGATG GCAAGGAGCTGGGGAAAGACACCCCGAAGGTGAACGGTTATAGCTTCGTGACAGCCCCATCCCCTATTCCTGGTGTGGATGCCTCACCCCTCATGACGTGGGGTGAGGTAGAAGGAACTCCTTTCCAGCTTGACGGCAGCCAGACCCCACTTTTAAAGAAACACACTCCTGGGCCCACGTACAGGATGCCTAAGCTTCCCAACAG AGAGCGCCTTGGCCTCCAGCTGGCTGAGAAGGCGAGTCAGAAGCACAGGCTCAAAAAGGCCAAGGCTGCCACTGCTACCATGACCTCTTCAAGCACTCCTGGCAGCAGACACACCCCACAGTCATCACTGCAGAGAATCACCTCCATGTCTCCAGCAGCACAGAAGCTTCTCACAAACAAACTAGTAGTTAGACAAGGTACTGACAAAGCCCTGAGAGCCTCTTACACCCCTTCACCAAGCATTCACCGAGGTTCCTCAACGCCAGGAGCTATTACACCAAAGACTGACTATCTCTCCAgtgcacacagaacacacacaccgaaaataaagaaaataagaacccCATCAGCATCTATTGAAGATCCATCCCCTGGGCTCACTGATAATCTACTGAATTTGCCTCGGAGAGCAAAGACAAGCCCTACGGAAGGTAGCAATGAGTCACAGGAAGGGCCAAGAAAGCGTGCAGCTGATTTCTTTTGA